The genomic DNA TGGCGGAGCGCCCGATAGGGCCCCGATCGCACCAGCTCGTGATTCTCTTTCTTGGAGATCTCGCCGCTCCAGTTGCGGCCGAGATGCCGGCGCGACCAGATCATGAGCGCGAGGCTCAGCGCCTGCGCCGCGATGCCGGCCGGCGCCATCCAGCGCGCGTCCGGCAGCCAGCGGCCGCGCTCCAGTAGATCGCAAACGTGAGCCAGAGCAGCCCCGAGATCCAGAGCAGCGAAGGATGCCGCCAGGGTGCGGTGCGGACGATCGCGAAGCGGAATCTACGCGCCGCGACCGCTACGTGTTCCTGAACGTCGCCACCAGGCTCACGGCGCGGCGCGGCGTGGGATCGGGCCTGCGAGCATGGCCGAGGCGCACCAGCAGCAACGGCTGCTCGGCGACCGGCACGCCGAAGGAAGTGCGCAGCCCGGCACGGTAGTGCTCGAGCTCGGTCGGGGGGCTCAGGATCTGCTGCGCGATGCCGAGATTCGACGCCTTGAGCGCGATCCGCTCGTAGCTCTGCCCACACAGTAGCCACTCGGTCTCGTCCTGCCTCGCCGAGGTCATCAGCAGCAGGGCGCCCGAACTCTTCACCTGCCCGCGCGCCTGCTTGGCGGCGTACTCGGCGCCGAGCCGCAGGAACCAGCTCGAGGGGTTGAAGTAGCGCCCGGCGAACCAGTGAGCCGGGCCGCTCAGCTCCAGCGCGTCGACCGGAACGCCGTCGCCGCGCTTCTCCGCATCGTTCTCGAAGCGCATCCACGAGAACTGCTCGGCCTGCGCCCTGGGATTCGAGACCTGCTCGTGGGTGGACTCGTAGACCACGTCCGCGACGTCGTC from Candidatus Sulfotelmatobacter sp. includes the following:
- a CDS encoding isoprenylcysteine carboxylmethyltransferase family protein; this encodes MAPAGIAAQALSLALMIWSRRHLGRNWSGEISKKENHELVRSGPYRALRHPIYTGMLGMYLATAMVAGRLHALLGFLARTSPRRRNGS